A single genomic interval of bacterium harbors:
- a CDS encoding ferredoxin family protein, protein MAYIIAEPCIGVKDTACVKVCPVDCIYDGDGWDQLYIHPDECIDCGACEPECPVEAIFAAENTPDKWKSFIQKNADQFKQ, encoded by the coding sequence ATGGCTTATATTATTGCAGAACCGTGCATCGGTGTTAAAGATACAGCCTGCGTCAAGGTTTGCCCGGTGGACTGCATTTATGACGGCGACGGTTGGGATCAGTTGTACATTCATCCGGATGAATGTATTGATTGCGGCGCATGTGAACCCGAATGCCCTGTCGAAGCGATTTTCGCCGCCGAAAACACGCCCGATAAATGGAAAAGTTTTATTCAGAAGAACGCGGATCAATTCAAACAATAG
- a CDS encoding sulfatase-like hydrolase/transferase — protein sequence MKKITLPAFIFPCALILLDYVTNKSTVTFNTNRILAYTNGFIGSIAFWTFYQLASAYTLHHYREHKRVRMLFIVGQILFALVFTATISVSLGYYYEFGNLPNKFAVAYLMDEWTDAVSLITGYISMPLMFLLMSVFAAIYACHYFVIRHIAQRMHTSTPASVKKVLAILAIITAASLLGGFFSKKLSATLPMDFGSLQAVAKYAFGDKSGKGYSVPQRIILPENRTAPKPSNVLLIINETLRADFIGYQTLANPIPPASRMTDAIASDSLSFVFKRARSNSSSTRVSLPAILMGMIPTTATSADYHRMPTLWNVSKALGYRTFFITPQNWDWQNLDVFFLNKQVDQSITAKDIGPPYVNNAGVEDRRILDYTNSIFQEFKKNKNPFFGVIQFNCTHQPYNPGDPHTALSPNSTERYAAAVQYLDSLIAQIYVQLNEAGLKDETLIIVTSDHGENFKHRGLARLNNLYDEVICIPLWVSYPSQYYQTPEGKARFQAWKQNEYSTVQNADIFPTLLSYWGVYKTSLQGYSYQGMRWEDPADSLRILSGTNTGDIRKWNREEFFLLRQHVKFLATDKAGPQIYNLQSDPYEEHNLWDDLSFREAHRPWIHQYISDHAVLAELAKRMKINLENEAATQPSDSSLSRADIDLK from the coding sequence ATGAAAAAAATCACGTTACCGGCGTTTATCTTTCCTTGCGCATTGATTCTGCTCGATTATGTAACCAATAAATCAACCGTTACTTTTAATACCAACCGTATCCTGGCGTATACCAACGGGTTTATCGGTTCTATCGCGTTTTGGACTTTTTATCAATTAGCTTCGGCGTACACGCTGCATCATTATCGCGAACACAAACGGGTTCGCATGCTTTTCATTGTCGGGCAAATTCTTTTTGCCTTGGTATTTACCGCTACGATTTCCGTAAGCCTCGGATATTATTATGAGTTTGGTAACTTGCCCAATAAGTTTGCCGTGGCGTATCTGATGGATGAATGGACTGACGCGGTTAGTCTTATTACCGGTTATATTTCTATGCCGCTGATGTTTCTTCTGATGTCCGTATTCGCAGCGATATATGCCTGCCACTATTTTGTGATACGTCATATTGCACAACGTATGCACACGAGTACCCCGGCTTCGGTGAAGAAAGTCTTAGCGATTTTGGCAATCATCACCGCGGCATCGTTGCTCGGCGGTTTTTTTTCCAAAAAACTGTCCGCTACGTTACCGATGGACTTCGGGAGTTTACAAGCCGTCGCAAAATATGCGTTCGGCGATAAGTCGGGAAAAGGCTATTCTGTTCCTCAACGAATTATTTTACCGGAGAATCGGACCGCCCCAAAACCATCCAATGTACTGTTGATCATCAACGAAACGTTGCGCGCCGATTTTATCGGTTATCAGACATTGGCTAATCCGATTCCGCCGGCTTCACGCATGACCGACGCAATCGCTTCTGACAGCTTGTCTTTCGTATTCAAACGCGCACGCAGCAATTCGAGTTCTACCCGTGTCAGCTTGCCTGCTATTCTTATGGGCATGATTCCCACAACCGCCACTTCCGCCGATTATCATCGCATGCCGACGCTTTGGAATGTGTCTAAAGCGCTGGGTTACCGCACTTTTTTTATCACGCCGCAAAACTGGGATTGGCAAAATCTGGATGTATTTTTTCTCAATAAACAAGTGGATCAAAGTATAACGGCTAAAGATATCGGCCCGCCTTACGTCAATAATGCGGGCGTGGAGGATCGCCGAATATTGGATTACACTAATTCTATTTTTCAGGAATTTAAGAAAAACAAAAACCCGTTTTTTGGCGTTATTCAGTTTAACTGCACGCACCAGCCGTATAATCCCGGCGACCCGCATACGGCGTTATCACCTAACTCAACCGAGCGGTATGCCGCGGCGGTACAATATTTGGACAGTTTGATTGCGCAGATATACGTTCAACTCAATGAAGCCGGCCTGAAAGACGAAACGCTGATCATCGTGACAAGCGATCATGGTGAGAATTTTAAGCATCGCGGTCTTGCTCGATTGAATAATCTGTACGACGAAGTCATATGCATTCCATTATGGGTAAGTTATCCGAGCCAATATTATCAAACCCCCGAAGGTAAGGCGCGATTTCAAGCCTGGAAACAAAATGAATACAGTACGGTACAAAATGCCGATATTTTCCCGACCTTGTTAAGTTACTGGGGTGTTTACAAAACCTCACTTCAGGGTTATTCTTATCAGGGAATGCGGTGGGAAGATCCGGCGGACTCCCTGCGTATCCTGAGCGGTACAAATACCGGCGATATCCGAAAGTGGAATCGTGAAGAGTTTTTTTTATTACGCCAACATGTGAAATTTTTAGCAACGGATAAAGCGGGGCCACAGATTTATAATTTGCAATCCGACCCGTATGAAGAACACAACTTGTGGGACGACTTATCTTTTAGAGAAGCGCATCGGCCATGGATACATCAATATATATCCGACCATGCGGTGCTCGCAGAATTGGCCAAGCGAATGAAAATTAATTTGGAAAACGAAGCCGCCACACAACCATCGGACTCTTCGCTTTCGCGTGCGGATATTGATTTGAAATAA
- the rpiB gene encoding ribose 5-phosphate isomerase B, whose amino-acid sequence MKIAIGCDHGGFPLKATVIETVQKVGHETMDLGTFSSDPADYPDYSEKVAQAVQTGLADRGIVICGSGVGATVAANKFKGIRAGLCHDTFSARQGVEDDDMNVLTLGARIIGPLLAIEVIQAFLKARFSNAERHLRRLNKVKGFEENFGK is encoded by the coding sequence ATGAAAATAGCTATTGGCTGCGATCACGGCGGGTTTCCACTCAAAGCGACGGTGATCGAAACTGTTCAGAAGGTCGGTCACGAAACCATGGATCTCGGAACATTTTCATCGGATCCTGCGGATTATCCCGATTATTCGGAAAAAGTAGCCCAGGCGGTACAAACCGGTCTCGCTGATCGCGGTATCGTCATCTGCGGCAGCGGTGTCGGCGCTACGGTGGCGGCCAACAAATTCAAAGGTATTCGCGCCGGATTATGTCATGATACATTTTCAGCCCGTCAAGGTGTAGAGGATGACGACATGAATGTGCTCACCCTCGGTGCGCGTATTATCGGTCCGCTTTTGGCCATCGAAGTGATCCAAGCATTTCTCAAAGCGCGCTTTTCCAACGCCGAACGTCACCTCCGGCGGCTGAATAAAGTCAAAGGTTTTGAAGAAAATTTCGGCAAATAA
- a CDS encoding tryptophan 2,3-dioxygenase: protein MEKPYPPVYYADYLELNQLLGAQHPKSDAYGKPAHDEMLFIIIHQAYELWFKQILHEVDSVARLFAEDHIDEKNIGIAVARLQRVTEIQKILVDQLRILETMTPLDFLEFRDFLVPASGFQSVQFRLIENKLGLKHSQRLNYGQHPYHDRLSKEHQSLVQTAEQSASLLELVERWLERTPFLELGDFNFWSAYRDAVTRMLDEDHRTIEHNVSLSPSKKKEQLKQLDLTRINFDALFDENKHNQLMKEGIRTISYRATQAALLICLYRDQPILHQPFRLITLLVDIDEMFTTWRYRHALMVHRMIGTKIGTGGSSGHQYLKGTSDQHKIFSDFFNLSTFLIPRSSLPKLPGDVERNLGFVYSQKQ, encoded by the coding sequence ATGGAAAAACCTTATCCGCCGGTTTATTACGCCGACTATTTGGAACTCAATCAGCTGCTCGGCGCACAACATCCTAAAAGCGATGCGTATGGCAAACCGGCGCACGATGAGATGCTGTTTATCATCATTCATCAGGCGTACGAACTTTGGTTCAAACAAATTTTGCACGAAGTAGATTCCGTTGCACGCCTGTTTGCCGAAGATCATATTGATGAAAAAAACATAGGCATCGCCGTCGCAAGGTTGCAGCGCGTCACGGAAATTCAGAAAATCCTGGTAGATCAACTGCGGATTTTGGAAACGATGACACCGTTGGATTTTTTGGAATTTCGAGATTTTTTAGTCCCGGCTTCGGGTTTTCAAAGCGTCCAGTTTCGCCTGATCGAAAACAAACTCGGGCTCAAACATTCCCAGCGACTCAATTACGGTCAACATCCATACCACGATCGGCTCTCCAAAGAACATCAATCTTTAGTGCAGACCGCTGAACAATCGGCTTCGCTGCTCGAATTGGTCGAGCGCTGGTTGGAACGCACACCGTTTTTGGAATTGGGTGATTTTAATTTTTGGAGCGCATACCGGGATGCCGTAACACGCATGCTGGATGAAGATCACCGCACCATCGAACATAACGTCAGTCTTTCGCCATCCAAAAAAAAAGAACAATTAAAACAACTTGATCTCACGCGGATCAATTTTGATGCGCTCTTCGATGAAAATAAACATAACCAACTGATGAAGGAAGGCATACGCACGATTTCGTACCGCGCCACGCAGGCGGCGCTACTGATTTGTTTATACCGCGATCAACCGATATTGCATCAGCCGTTTCGCCTCATTACTTTACTTGTGGATATTGATGAAATGTTTACAACGTGGCGTTATCGCCATGCACTGATGGTACACCGCATGATCGGCACCAAAATCGGCACGGGCGGTTCGTCCGGGCATCAGTACCTGAAAGGCACTTCGGATCAACATAAAATCTTTTCCGATTTTTTCAACCTTTCGACATTTTTAATTCCGCGTTCCTCATTACCCAAGCTGCCCGGCGACGTCGAGCGCAATCTTGGATTTGTCTACAGTCAAAAACAATAA
- a CDS encoding 4Fe-4S dicluster domain-containing protein, which yields MSAIVDMIRKAGVVGAGGAGFPAHIKAGSTVDTVIANGAECEPLIHKDYELMLHYPAEVVRGVELVMQSTGAKEGILGVKEKNTKAIEALQKHLKPGIRLHLLGDFYPSGDEYILVYESTKRLIPPQGIPLHVGCVVNNVETFYNIAQAEKGEAVTEKFISVSGAVKKPFTGIVPVGATFADVIAMAGGITEKEYGVFVSGIMMGKLTFDLDQPITKTCAGLIVLPKEHKLVTRKSLPEESMHRIGKSACDQCSYCTELCPRYILGYDIQPHKVMRSLGFTKTGTDYWNQFASLCCACGLCTLYACPESLFPKEACDQSKRVMKEQNIQWSGPVEIQPHPMYEGRRTPLKMLVKRLGVTDYDIHAPYSDRQATPFKRVILPLQQHVGQKAEAVIRTGESVKRGQLIADVPQDKMGAPIHASIDGTARVEADRILIES from the coding sequence ATGAGTGCTATTGTTGATATGATACGCAAAGCCGGTGTGGTCGGCGCCGGCGGAGCCGGTTTTCCGGCACACATCAAAGCCGGTTCCACCGTGGATACCGTAATCGCTAACGGCGCCGAATGCGAGCCGTTGATTCACAAAGATTACGAATTGATGCTGCATTATCCGGCGGAAGTCGTGCGTGGCGTCGAACTCGTCATGCAATCCACGGGCGCCAAAGAAGGCATCCTCGGCGTCAAAGAAAAAAACACCAAAGCCATCGAAGCACTACAGAAACATCTCAAACCCGGCATACGGCTTCATCTGCTGGGTGATTTTTATCCTTCGGGCGACGAATATATCCTCGTATACGAAAGCACCAAACGTCTGATACCTCCGCAGGGCATACCGCTTCATGTCGGCTGCGTGGTCAATAATGTCGAAACGTTTTACAACATCGCGCAGGCCGAAAAAGGCGAAGCCGTGACGGAAAAATTTATCTCCGTTTCCGGCGCGGTAAAAAAACCGTTCACCGGGATTGTTCCCGTCGGTGCGACATTTGCCGATGTGATCGCCATGGCCGGCGGCATTACAGAAAAAGAATACGGTGTTTTTGTCTCCGGGATCATGATGGGCAAACTGACCTTTGATCTGGATCAACCCATCACCAAAACCTGCGCCGGATTGATCGTACTTCCCAAAGAGCATAAACTCGTGACGCGAAAATCTCTGCCGGAGGAATCCATGCATCGTATCGGCAAATCGGCTTGCGATCAATGCAGCTATTGTACCGAACTGTGCCCCCGTTATATTTTGGGTTACGATATTCAGCCGCACAAAGTGATGCGCAGTCTCGGATTTACCAAAACCGGTACGGATTATTGGAACCAATTTGCTTCTTTGTGTTGTGCCTGCGGCTTATGCACGCTGTATGCATGCCCGGAAAGTCTTTTCCCCAAAGAAGCTTGCGATCAAAGCAAACGTGTGATGAAAGAACAAAACATCCAATGGTCAGGCCCGGTGGAAATACAACCGCATCCGATGTACGAAGGGCGCCGCACCCCGCTCAAAATGCTGGTGAAACGTCTTGGCGTCACGGATTACGACATACACGCCCCTTATTCCGATCGTCAAGCAACCCCATTTAAACGTGTGATCCTGCCGCTGCAGCAGCACGTGGGGCAAAAAGCCGAAGCGGTTATTCGCACGGGTGAATCGGTAAAACGGGGGCAGCTTATCGCCGATGTCCCGCAGGATAAAATGGGCGCACCGATCCACGCCAGCATTGACGGTACGGCACGCGTCGAAGCGGATCGCATCCTTATCGAATCTTAA
- a CDS encoding BMC domain-containing protein codes for MTMNSIGLIELGSIAAGFDTADAMLKAANVNILLARSICSGKYIVMVGGEVAAVQSSIDAGAAQSRGSVIDTFVIPNVHPEVFPALSGAGRSELRESLGIIESFSVASLIEAADAAVKAANVKLLEIRLAMALGGKAFLTMTGEVAAVQAAVDAGSRVVAEKGLLVNKVVIPGPRPELLTEVV; via the coding sequence ATGACTATGAATTCTATCGGATTGATCGAACTCGGCAGTATTGCAGCGGGATTTGACACGGCGGATGCGATGCTCAAAGCGGCTAACGTTAACATCTTACTGGCACGTTCGATTTGTTCAGGCAAATACATCGTGATGGTGGGCGGTGAAGTCGCGGCGGTGCAATCCAGCATTGATGCCGGTGCAGCACAAAGCCGCGGTTCGGTCATAGACACTTTTGTTATTCCCAATGTGCACCCGGAAGTTTTTCCTGCGCTCTCCGGAGCGGGCCGATCCGAACTGCGCGAATCGCTGGGCATTATCGAATCGTTTTCTGTAGCTTCTTTGATCGAAGCGGCCGATGCCGCCGTTAAAGCGGCCAATGTCAAATTGCTGGAAATTCGCCTCGCTATGGCGCTCGGCGGTAAAGCTTTTCTCACCATGACCGGTGAAGTCGCCGCCGTTCAGGCCGCTGTGGACGCGGGTTCACGTGTCGTAGCCGAAAAAGGACTACTCGTCAACAAAGTCGTCATACCGGGTCCGCGACCGGAACTCCTGACCGAAGTAGTCTGA
- a CDS encoding GxxExxY protein — translation MPENAISTQIIDACFKIHSTLGPGLLESVYENILCYELDKRNLHFERQKTIPLRYENMQFESALRLDLIVENKVIVEIKSVETVLPLHKKQLLTYLKISGYKLGLLVNFNSALIKDGITRIANNL, via the coding sequence ATACCTGAAAACGCTATTTCAACACAAATAATAGATGCTTGTTTTAAAATACATTCTACATTGGGACCAGGATTACTCGAATCGGTTTATGAGAACATTTTGTGTTACGAGTTAGATAAGAGGAATCTTCATTTTGAAAGACAAAAAACGATTCCTCTGCGCTATGAAAACATGCAATTTGAATCGGCACTTCGCTTAGATTTAATTGTAGAAAATAAAGTTATCGTCGAAATTAAATCGGTAGAAACAGTTTTACCTTTACACAAAAAACAATTGCTGACTTATCTGAAAATTTCAGGTTATAAACTGGGCTTGCTGGTGAATTTCAATTCGGCGTTAATCAAAGACGGTATAACAAGAATCGCTAATAACTTGTAA
- a CDS encoding SDR family oxidoreductase: MNLNLQNKTALVCGSTQGIGKAAAMALAGLGARIILCARNAEALESVKNELPQPASAHHTYLVADFSKPETLQRILHTFTEKSGPIHILVNNTGGPAGGPIADAATDAFEQTFRQHLICNHILAQAVIPGMKSSGFGRIINVISTSVKQPLKGLGVSNTIRAAVANWAKTLSVELAPFGITVNNVLPGATLTQRLTTLIANRAKQSGRPEEAIQKEMVTEIPAGRLGQAEDIAAAIAFLASPAAGYINGINLPVDGGRTGCL, from the coding sequence ATGAATCTCAATCTGCAAAATAAAACCGCCTTAGTATGCGGCAGTACGCAAGGCATCGGTAAAGCCGCCGCAATGGCGCTGGCCGGTCTCGGTGCGCGAATCATACTTTGTGCACGTAACGCCGAGGCGTTGGAAAGTGTAAAAAACGAACTGCCCCAACCGGCTTCGGCGCACCATACTTATCTGGTGGCAGATTTTTCAAAACCGGAGACGCTTCAGCGAATCCTCCATACGTTTACCGAAAAATCAGGCCCGATACACATTCTCGTCAATAATACCGGCGGTCCCGCGGGCGGCCCGATCGCGGATGCAGCGACCGATGCGTTTGAGCAAACCTTTCGCCAGCATTTGATTTGCAATCACATCCTCGCACAAGCGGTAATCCCCGGTATGAAATCATCGGGTTTTGGTCGCATCATCAATGTGATCTCGACTTCCGTCAAACAACCGCTCAAAGGTTTAGGTGTATCCAATACCATTCGCGCCGCGGTGGCCAACTGGGCGAAGACACTATCGGTCGAACTTGCTCCGTTTGGAATAACGGTAAATAACGTTTTGCCCGGAGCCACCCTCACACAACGCTTGACCACTCTCATCGCCAACCGCGCCAAACAAAGCGGTCGCCCGGAAGAGGCGATTCAAAAAGAAATGGTGACCGAAATTCCCGCCGGACGCCTTGGGCAAGCAGAAGATATTGCTGCCGCCATCGCTTTCCTCGCCTCACCCGCGGCCGGATATATCAATGGTATCAATCTGCCCGTGGATGGCGGAAGAACGGGATGCTTATAA
- a CDS encoding suppressor of fused domain protein encodes MISAPEPSELLRKVFAAHTENYGDPDVQFRFDQQNSTLTALNYLDVFVWEPTEEIPMTTFSTIGMAERAMPECPHRAEIHWTLRGKLTEAQEEEAAVFLLNLAALPFVKNTFLDHWHVLPNLRIPHFGGCSAGLMHPSFVDGGWDHMHAENTIVKFLNFVPLTQSELDMARTMGVRRMLNALYESQTDIFSDRM; translated from the coding sequence ATGATCTCCGCGCCTGAACCCTCCGAGCTGCTACGTAAAGTTTTCGCTGCGCATACGGAAAATTACGGTGACCCCGATGTACAGTTTCGCTTCGATCAGCAAAATTCAACGCTGACCGCGCTCAACTACCTTGACGTGTTTGTTTGGGAACCGACGGAAGAAATCCCCATGACGACGTTTTCCACCATAGGTATGGCTGAACGTGCAATGCCGGAATGTCCGCATCGCGCCGAAATTCACTGGACACTGCGCGGTAAACTGACGGAAGCACAAGAGGAAGAAGCCGCTGTTTTTTTACTTAACCTTGCCGCGCTGCCTTTTGTTAAAAATACTTTTTTAGATCATTGGCATGTATTACCCAACCTCAGAATTCCCCATTTTGGCGGTTGCTCGGCCGGATTGATGCACCCTTCGTTTGTGGATGGCGGCTGGGATCACATGCACGCCGAAAATACCATCGTAAAATTTCTTAATTTTGTCCCGCTGACGCAAAGCGAATTAGACATGGCGCGTACGATGGGGGTTCGTCGTATGCTTAATGCGTTGTATGAAAGTCAGACGGATATTTTTTCCGATCGAATGTAA
- a CDS encoding sterol desaturase family protein produces MEELLQIVSDAYTGYSNYLYMEMTGASVPWYRNYFYGLIAISLVVWAFEIIIPWRKNQPVFRRDFWLDGFYMFFNFFLFSLIAYNALSNVCVVWLDRGLETIGVGSLSFIKVNTWPVWLQYILMFVVADFIQWNIHRLLHRVPWLWEFHKLHHSVKEMGFAAHLRFHWMETVIYKSLQYIPLAFFGFGLTDFFMLHMIALAIGHLNHANIAWTWGPLRWLLNSPAMHIWHHAKHLPGSYPYGVNFGLSLSVWDYLFKTAYIPHDGRDIELGFENEEPFPRGFFKQVIYPVGKQN; encoded by the coding sequence ATGGAAGAACTGCTTCAGATCGTTTCAGACGCCTACACGGGTTATTCCAATTATCTTTACATGGAAATGACAGGGGCCTCCGTCCCTTGGTATCGTAATTATTTCTACGGTCTGATCGCAATTTCCCTTGTCGTATGGGCATTTGAAATCATCATCCCGTGGCGTAAAAATCAGCCCGTGTTTCGCCGCGATTTTTGGCTCGATGGTTTTTATATGTTTTTTAATTTTTTTTTGTTTTCACTGATCGCGTACAACGCTTTATCCAATGTATGCGTCGTATGGCTGGATCGCGGATTGGAAACTATCGGCGTCGGCAGTCTGTCTTTTATTAAAGTAAACACATGGCCGGTATGGCTACAGTACATACTTATGTTTGTCGTGGCGGATTTTATTCAGTGGAATATACACCGCTTACTGCACCGCGTTCCGTGGCTTTGGGAATTTCACAAACTGCATCACTCGGTTAAAGAAATGGGATTTGCGGCGCATTTGCGGTTTCACTGGATGGAAACAGTGATTTACAAATCGCTTCAGTATATACCCCTCGCTTTTTTTGGTTTTGGGTTGACGGATTTTTTTATGCTGCACATGATTGCACTTGCGATCGGGCATCTCAATCATGCCAATATTGCATGGACGTGGGGTCCGCTCAGGTGGCTGCTCAATAGCCCGGCTATGCACATCTGGCATCACGCCAAACATCTTCCGGGATCGTATCCGTATGGCGTCAATTTTGGATTATCACTGAGCGTATGGGACTATCTTTTTAAGACGGCATACATACCGCATGACGGGCGCGATATCGAACTTGGTTTTGAAAATGAAGAACCTTTCCCGCGCGGCTTCTTTAAACAAGTAATATATCCCGTCGGCAAACAAAATTGA